The following proteins are co-located in the Vigna angularis cultivar LongXiaoDou No.4 chromosome 2, ASM1680809v1, whole genome shotgun sequence genome:
- the LOC108328217 gene encoding protein DETOXIFICATION 51-like: MAFANITCYSIGAIESFGANCCVMFLLLCSIPISFLLLNISNILLPLHQDPNITRMAHTYLIFSLPNLPTHSFLHPIRIYLRAQGVTHPITLASLAGTLLHFPFNYLLVRRLRRGLAGVAAASAASSLSILLFLATHVCLTGLRCAAPTRDCLSGLKPLLRLAAPSCVSVCLEWWWYEIMIVLCGLLALQRWCLGGAEA, from the exons ATGGCCTTTGCCAATATCACATGTTATTCGATCGGTGCTATCGAGTCCTTCGGCGCAAACTGCTGTGTAATGTTTCTGCTACTCTGCTCCATCCCAATATCCTTCCTCTTGCTCAACATCTCAAACATCCTTCTACCTTTGCACCAGGACCCTAACATCACCCGCATGGCACACACCTACCTCATCTTTTCCCTCCCCAACCTCCCCACCCACTCCTTTCTCCATCCAATCCGCATTTACCTTCGCGCACAGGGCGTCACCCACCCGATCACCTTAGCGTCCCTGGCTGGAACCCTCCTCCACTTCCCCTTCAACTACCTTCTCGTCAGGCGACTCCGCCGCGGCCTCGCCGGCGTCGCGGCAGCTTCCGCTGCCTCCAGCCTCTCcatcctcctcttcctcgcCACGCACGTGTGCCTCACAGGCCTTCGCTGCGCCGCGCCGACCCGAGACTGTCTCTCCGGGTTGAAGCCGCTGCTCCGGCTCGCCGCGCCGAGCTGTGTCTCCGTTTGCCTGGAGTGGTGGTGGTACGAGATCATGATAGTTTTGTGTGGGCTTTTGGCACTTCAACG GTGGTGTCTTGGAGGAGCTGAAGCTTAA